The following coding sequences are from one Streptomyces angustmyceticus window:
- a CDS encoding SCO5389 family protein has product MSLDVSPALLEQAERGEVDEAAFVDCVRTSLPYAWGMISSLVAQLKVDGGEFADNQTPPPDEQARGQLLRALASDAIRGSLERHFGVRLAFQNCHRVAVFPLDPVVDDRLARFTSIRGQLLNQSPELRDC; this is encoded by the coding sequence ATGTCGCTCGACGTCTCACCGGCCCTCCTCGAACAGGCCGAGCGAGGCGAGGTCGACGAAGCCGCATTTGTCGACTGCGTCCGGACCTCCCTGCCCTATGCATGGGGGATGATCAGCTCTCTGGTGGCCCAGCTGAAGGTGGACGGCGGAGAGTTCGCCGACAATCAGACGCCGCCGCCGGACGAGCAGGCGCGCGGCCAGCTGCTGCGCGCGCTGGCGAGTGACGCCATCCGTGGTTCGCTGGAGCGCCACTTCGGTGTGCGGCTCGCCTTTCAGAACTGCCACCGTGTCGCGGTTTTCCCGCTCGACCCGGTGGTGGACGACCGACTGGCCCGCTTCACTTCCATACGGGGCCAGCTGCTGAACCAGTCGCCCGAACTCCGCGACTGCTGA
- the nucS gene encoding endonuclease NucS — MRLVIARCSVDYAGRLTAHLPSAPRLILVKADGSVSVHADDRAYKPLNWMSPPCTLKEGDGDVWTVENKGGEKLIITLEEVMHDSSHELGVDPGLIKDGVEAHLQELLADRIETLGEGYSLIRREYPTAIGPVDILCRDADNQTVAVEIKRRGEIDGVEQLTRYLELLNRDPHLAPVKGIFAAQEIKPQARVLATDRGIGCVVLDYDALRGIEDDKLRLF, encoded by the coding sequence ATGCGTCTCGTCATCGCCCGCTGCTCCGTGGACTACGCGGGCCGGCTCACCGCCCATCTCCCCTCGGCCCCTCGCCTCATCCTGGTGAAAGCGGACGGCTCCGTCTCCGTGCACGCGGACGACCGGGCCTACAAACCCCTCAACTGGATGTCGCCGCCCTGCACTCTCAAGGAGGGCGACGGGGACGTGTGGACGGTGGAGAACAAGGGGGGCGAGAAGCTCATCATCACCCTGGAGGAGGTCATGCACGACTCCTCGCACGAGCTGGGCGTCGACCCGGGTCTCATCAAGGACGGGGTGGAGGCGCACCTCCAGGAGCTGCTCGCGGACCGGATCGAAACTTTGGGCGAGGGATACTCGCTGATTCGGCGTGAATACCCCACTGCCATCGGCCCGGTGGATATCTTGTGCCGGGACGCCGACAACCAGACCGTCGCCGTGGAGATCAAGCGGCGTGGCGAGATCGACGGTGTCGAGCAGCTGACCCGCTATCTCGAACTCCTCAACCGCGACCCGCACTTGGCCCCGGTGAAGGGCATCTTCGCGGCGCAGGAGATCAAGCCGCAGGCGCGCGTCCTGGCCACCGACCGCGGAATCGGCTGCGTCGTCCTGGACTACGACGCCCTGCGCGGCATCGAGGACGACAAGCTCCGGCTGTTCTGA
- a CDS encoding ATP-binding protein, protein MDPNSHRGPEEYGEQGGPAEPPAPAPGGTRSGSGGLARVVRLVSGPYLVTVNPVDGSEIEPCPPGERPEAPGRLDPQERAAAARAAAPPVPPGPPGSTGQQAVLEERTEDTERLVRLLSRGRSVRVTGPSGSGRTRLLDAVATACADLAPDGVIRLSGYHRTTADLLHALFTAVHRAPQHRPDRPELLRMVAEIGAIVVLDDLEFGGAALDELLDATPECAFLIAATPDVAAPSPGSHLEEVFLGGLGRAACARLLERAVDRPLTDDEEAWAADLWFESEGLPLRFVQAAALLRQRDRLQAGPGALDDGYGLFPEEGKAAAGTTEEPAEPGEPAEVPLPSLGEAAAPAPLLASRLGDAAQETLRFAVALGGELPHQAHLPALTQDTHADAALGELLACGLITPVAGHYRLAATVQDQLEAAGYAEGAAARAHTAAQHYAWWAGHPSVTPERAAAESDVALAAMGVLTSSRESGHASAAVLLARTAAPAFAAALHWNAWERSLRYGQEAARLAGEVAEEAYFHHELGVLALCTGSLDRARAELEASIGLRGVLSDRNGAVAGRRALALVTDRSRADAAAAATTVLPQAAGGARKPETSKGPAGTPCDTASTAALRAARAEEAAATIVARGAAATAATTAVPVAAAGGTAAGKGGARRVFGGARRNAVAAGAGALLAAVLGTVVTLGATGGEHPHDDKVSTEQTTDDDGGGSSELPAEQPAPGASLPAAGPGTTRPGTPAGSPSPSASPSGSAGSGSPSDPSTGPTDPTTGPTEPTGRPTTPTGRPTHTRPPTDEPTDPTPTDRPTDPSPDPTPTSDPSTGKPTTQSPSQSAANPSGSSSGGSGTTPSGGSGTTPSGGSPSDGAPSTTQSAPAG, encoded by the coding sequence ATGGACCCGAACAGCCACCGGGGGCCTGAGGAGTACGGCGAGCAGGGCGGCCCCGCCGAGCCGCCGGCCCCCGCCCCGGGCGGTACGCGCAGCGGCTCCGGCGGCCTCGCCCGCGTCGTCCGGCTCGTCTCGGGCCCCTACCTCGTCACCGTCAACCCCGTCGACGGCAGCGAAATAGAACCCTGCCCGCCCGGCGAGCGCCCCGAGGCCCCCGGCAGGCTCGACCCGCAGGAACGCGCCGCGGCCGCCCGCGCCGCCGCGCCCCCGGTTCCCCCGGGCCCGCCCGGATCCACCGGGCAGCAGGCCGTGCTCGAAGAGCGCACCGAGGACACCGAACGCCTGGTCCGGCTGCTCTCCCGCGGCCGCTCCGTCCGCGTCACCGGCCCCTCCGGCTCGGGCCGCACCCGGCTGCTGGACGCCGTCGCCACCGCCTGCGCCGATCTCGCCCCCGACGGCGTCATCCGGCTCTCCGGCTACCACCGCACCACGGCCGACCTGCTGCACGCGCTGTTCACCGCCGTCCACCGGGCCCCGCAGCACCGCCCCGACCGGCCCGAACTGCTGCGGATGGTCGCCGAGATCGGCGCCATCGTCGTCCTGGACGACCTGGAGTTCGGCGGCGCCGCGCTCGACGAACTGCTCGACGCGACCCCCGAGTGCGCCTTCCTGATCGCCGCCACCCCCGACGTCGCCGCTCCCAGCCCCGGCTCCCACCTCGAAGAGGTCTTCCTCGGCGGCCTCGGCCGCGCCGCCTGCGCCCGGCTGCTGGAGCGCGCCGTGGACCGGCCGCTCACCGACGACGAGGAGGCCTGGGCCGCCGACCTCTGGTTCGAGTCGGAGGGGCTGCCGCTGCGGTTCGTCCAGGCCGCCGCCCTGCTGCGGCAGCGCGACCGGCTGCAGGCCGGACCGGGCGCCCTCGACGACGGCTACGGCCTCTTCCCCGAGGAGGGCAAGGCCGCCGCCGGCACCACCGAGGAGCCCGCGGAGCCCGGCGAGCCGGCCGAGGTGCCGCTGCCGTCCCTCGGCGAGGCCGCCGCACCCGCCCCGCTGCTCGCCTCGCGGCTCGGCGACGCCGCCCAGGAGACGCTGCGCTTCGCCGTCGCGCTCGGCGGCGAACTGCCCCACCAGGCACACCTGCCGGCCCTCACCCAGGACACCCACGCCGACGCCGCCCTCGGCGAGCTGCTGGCCTGCGGCCTGATCACCCCGGTCGCCGGCCACTACCGGCTCGCCGCCACCGTCCAGGACCAGCTGGAGGCGGCCGGCTACGCCGAGGGCGCCGCCGCCCGCGCGCACACCGCCGCCCAGCACTACGCCTGGTGGGCCGGCCACCCCTCGGTCACCCCCGAGCGGGCCGCCGCCGAGTCCGATGTGGCGCTGGCCGCCATGGGCGTGCTGACCAGCAGCCGGGAGAGCGGGCACGCCAGCGCGGCCGTCCTGCTCGCCCGTACGGCCGCCCCGGCGTTCGCCGCGGCCCTGCACTGGAACGCGTGGGAGCGCAGCCTGCGGTACGGCCAGGAGGCCGCGCGGCTGGCCGGGGAGGTCGCCGAAGAGGCCTACTTCCACCACGAACTGGGCGTGCTGGCGCTGTGCACCGGCAGCCTCGACCGGGCGCGCGCCGAGCTGGAGGCGTCCATCGGGCTGCGCGGGGTGCTCTCCGACCGCAACGGCGCGGTGGCCGGACGGCGTGCGCTGGCGCTGGTCACCGACCGTTCGCGGGCCGACGCCGCCGCGGCGGCCACCACGGTCCTCCCGCAGGCGGCGGGCGGCGCCCGGAAACCGGAGACCTCGAAGGGACCGGCCGGCACACCCTGCGACACCGCCTCGACCGCCGCGCTGCGGGCGGCCCGCGCCGAGGAGGCCGCCGCCACGATCGTCGCCCGGGGCGCCGCGGCGACCGCCGCCACCACCGCCGTCCCGGTCGCGGCCGCCGGCGGCACCGCGGCCGGCAAGGGCGGCGCCCGGCGGGTGTTCGGCGGGGCGCGCCGCAACGCCGTGGCCGCGGGCGCCGGTGCGCTGCTGGCGGCCGTCCTGGGCACCGTCGTCACCCTCGGCGCCACGGGCGGCGAACACCCCCACGACGACAAGGTCAGCACGGAACAGACCACCGACGACGACGGCGGCGGCAGCAGTGAGCTGCCGGCCGAGCAGCCGGCGCCCGGCGCCAGCCTGCCGGCCGCAGGCCCGGGCACCACCCGGCCCGGCACCCCCGCCGGGTCCCCGAGCCCGTCCGCGTCGCCCAGCGGCTCCGCCGGCAGCGGCTCGCCCAGCGACCCCAGCACCGGGCCCACGGACCCGACGACCGGCCCGACCGAACCGACCGGGCGGCCCACCACGCCCACCGGCCGGCCGACCCATACGCGTCCCCCGACGGACGAGCCGACGGACCCGACGCCGACGGACCGCCCGACCGACCCGTCGCCGGATCCGACGCCCACCAGTGACCCCAGCACGGGCAAGCCGACGACCCAGAGCCCGTCGCAGTCGGCCGCCAACCCCTCCGGCAGTTCCTCCGGCGGCAGCGGCACCACGCCCTCCGGCGGCAGCGGCACGACCCCGTCCGGCGGCTCACCGTCGGACGGTGCGCCCTCCACCACACAGAGCGCCCCGGCCGGCTGA
- a CDS encoding STAS domain-containing protein has protein sequence MHIRGDHAELVVGGRLDVRSAADARTALHAAVDSGRGDLVLDLTELDSWDATGLGVIMGAHRRAGRVGRRLVLRGVPPQMQRLLVATRLHRILAIEGGIEAESLPRV, from the coding sequence ATGCACATCAGGGGCGACCACGCCGAGCTGGTCGTCGGGGGCCGCCTCGACGTCCGCAGCGCGGCGGACGCCCGTACGGCCCTGCATGCCGCCGTCGACTCCGGTCGGGGCGATCTCGTGCTGGACCTGACCGAGCTGGATTCCTGGGACGCCACCGGCCTCGGCGTGATCATGGGCGCGCACCGCCGCGCCGGCCGGGTGGGCCGCAGGCTGGTGCTCCGGGGCGTGCCGCCCCAGATGCAGCGCCTGCTCGTCGCCACCCGCCTGCACCGCATCCTCGCCATCGAGGGCGGCATCGAGGCGGAGTCGCTCCCCCGGGTGTGA
- a CDS encoding 3-hydroxyacyl-CoA dehydrogenase family protein, translating into MAKKLAVIGAGLMGSGIAQVSAQAGWDVVLRDVTDEALARGKGGIESSYEKFVAKGKLAAADAEQALARITTTTDMEAVADADIVVEAVFERIDVKREIFQTLDKLVKDEAVLASNTSAIPITKIAAATSRPERVVGAHFFSPVPMMQLCELVRGYKTSDETLARAREFAESVGKTCVVVNRDVAGFVTTRLISALVVEATKLYESGVASAEDIDTACKLGFGHAMGPLATADLTGVDILLHATDNIYTESQDEKFAPPEIMRRMVDAGDIGRKSGQGFYKH; encoded by the coding sequence GTGGCAAAGAAGCTCGCCGTCATCGGGGCCGGACTCATGGGGTCCGGTATCGCGCAGGTCTCCGCGCAGGCGGGCTGGGACGTGGTCCTCCGCGATGTGACGGACGAGGCGCTGGCCCGGGGCAAGGGCGGCATCGAGTCCTCGTACGAGAAGTTCGTCGCCAAGGGCAAGCTGGCCGCGGCCGACGCCGAGCAGGCGCTGGCCCGCATCACCACCACGACCGACATGGAAGCCGTCGCCGACGCCGACATCGTCGTCGAGGCGGTCTTCGAGCGGATCGACGTCAAGCGCGAGATCTTCCAGACGCTGGACAAGCTCGTCAAGGACGAGGCGGTGCTGGCCTCCAACACCTCCGCCATCCCGATCACCAAGATCGCCGCCGCCACCTCCCGCCCGGAGCGGGTCGTCGGTGCGCACTTCTTCTCGCCGGTGCCGATGATGCAGCTGTGCGAGCTGGTCCGCGGCTACAAGACCAGCGACGAAACCCTGGCCAGGGCCCGGGAGTTCGCCGAGTCGGTCGGCAAGACCTGCGTCGTCGTCAACCGCGATGTGGCCGGCTTCGTCACCACCCGCCTGATCTCGGCGCTGGTCGTCGAGGCCACCAAGCTCTACGAGTCCGGCGTGGCCAGCGCCGAGGACATCGACACCGCCTGCAAGTTGGGCTTCGGCCACGCGATGGGACCGCTGGCCACCGCCGACCTGACGGGCGTCGACATCCTGCTGCACGCCACCGACAACATCTACACCGAGTCCCAGGACGAGAAGTTCGCCCCGCCGGAGATCATGCGGCGAATGGTCGATGCGGGCGATATCGGACGCAAGAGTGGGCAGGGCTTCTACAAGCACTGA
- a CDS encoding cob(I)yrinic acid a,c-diamide adenosyltransferase — translation MVNLTRIYTRTGDKGTTALGDMSRTAKTDARISAYADANEANAAIGVALALGSLPEDVAAVLLRVQNDLFDVGADLSTPVVENPEFPPLRVEQSYIDKLEADCDRFLTELEKLRSFILPGGTPGAALLHQACTVVRRAERSTWAAFEEHGETMNPLTATYLNRLSDLLFILARTANKEVGDVLWVPGGER, via the coding sequence ATGGTGAATCTGACGCGCATCTACACCCGCACCGGCGACAAGGGCACCACCGCCCTGGGCGACATGAGCCGCACCGCCAAGACCGACGCGCGGATCTCGGCGTACGCGGACGCCAACGAGGCCAACGCGGCGATCGGCGTGGCCCTGGCGCTCGGCTCGCTCCCCGAGGACGTCGCGGCGGTGCTGCTGCGGGTGCAGAACGACCTGTTCGACGTCGGCGCGGACCTGTCGACGCCGGTGGTGGAGAACCCGGAGTTCCCGCCGCTGCGCGTCGAGCAGAGCTACATCGACAAGCTGGAGGCGGACTGCGACCGCTTCCTGACGGAGCTGGAGAAGCTCCGCAGCTTCATCCTCCCCGGCGGCACGCCCGGCGCCGCGCTGCTGCACCAGGCCTGCACGGTCGTCCGCCGCGCGGAGCGCTCCACCTGGGCCGCCTTCGAGGAGCACGGCGAGACCATGAACCCGCTGACGGCCACGTACCTCAACCGCCTCTCCGACCTCCTGTTCATCCTGGCCCGTACGGCCAACAAGGAGGTCGGGGACGTGCTGTGGGTGCCCGGCGGGGAGCGCTGA
- a CDS encoding sensor histidine kinase gives MTAPPHAAPGRPHRLDLLIAVGGLLGGLLLWAMNLHGGPSRLGLPPSLTLVALTAMAVAELMRRTAPMAALALAVPALALDICAGTLVATVLMFTDVVYAAVLYGPANAARRIPLHSVLVTVLAAIALTALWPDPQVVMAIIGIALVTIAPAWTGIIIRNHRDAAQAAQLRAEQIALLAERDRTQAVIGERARMARELHDMVANHLSAIAIHSTAAQAIDDPSATREALGVIRENSVQGLAEMRRLIGLLRDPKAAEGDEEPAATPSLEGLDALIDQARTSGGSSGLTFVLEDTRSPDGPGTAPRPAAPVELAAYRIVQESLTNALKHAAPGEVRVRLAHDRGGALTVAVRSPFADRPGPRAPGSGTGLVGMRERTALLGGAFEAGPESGPAGRVWLVRAALPAAEEEEQR, from the coding sequence GTGACCGCCCCACCCCACGCCGCCCCCGGCCGGCCGCACCGCCTCGATCTGCTCATCGCGGTCGGCGGTCTGCTCGGCGGACTGCTGCTCTGGGCGATGAATCTGCACGGCGGGCCCTCCCGGCTGGGGCTGCCCCCCTCACTCACCCTGGTCGCGCTCACCGCGATGGCGGTGGCGGAACTGATGCGCCGTACGGCCCCGATGGCGGCGCTGGCCCTGGCGGTACCCGCGCTGGCGCTGGACATCTGCGCCGGCACCCTGGTCGCCACCGTCCTGATGTTCACCGACGTGGTCTATGCGGCGGTCCTCTACGGTCCGGCGAACGCGGCCCGCCGGATCCCGCTGCACTCCGTCCTGGTCACGGTCCTGGCGGCCATCGCCCTGACCGCGCTCTGGCCGGACCCGCAGGTCGTGATGGCCATCATCGGCATCGCGCTGGTCACCATCGCCCCGGCCTGGACCGGCATCATCATCCGCAACCACCGCGACGCCGCGCAGGCCGCGCAGCTGCGGGCCGAGCAGATCGCGCTGCTCGCCGAGCGGGACCGGACCCAGGCCGTGATCGGCGAACGGGCCCGGATGGCCCGCGAACTGCACGACATGGTCGCCAACCACCTGTCCGCCATCGCGATCCACTCCACCGCCGCGCAGGCCATCGACGACCCGTCGGCGACCCGCGAGGCGCTCGGGGTGATCCGCGAGAACAGCGTCCAGGGTCTGGCCGAAATGCGCCGTCTCATCGGGCTGTTGCGGGATCCCAAGGCGGCCGAGGGGGACGAGGAGCCAGCCGCGACCCCCAGCCTGGAGGGGCTGGACGCCCTGATCGACCAGGCCCGGACGAGCGGCGGCAGCAGCGGGCTGACCTTCGTCCTGGAGGACACCAGGAGCCCGGACGGTCCCGGGACGGCGCCCCGGCCGGCGGCACCGGTCGAGCTGGCCGCGTACCGCATCGTCCAGGAGTCGCTGACCAACGCGCTCAAGCACGCCGCACCCGGCGAGGTGCGGGTGCGCCTGGCCCATGACCGCGGCGGGGCACTCACCGTCGCCGTCCGCAGCCCGTTCGCCGACCGGCCCGGCCCCCGTGCGCCCGGCTCCGGCACCGGCCTGGTCGGGATGCGCGAGCGGACCGCCCTGCTGGGCGGGGCATTCGAGGCCGGCCCGGAGAGCGGGCCGGCCGGCAGAGTCTGGCTGGTGCGGGCAGCGCTGCCCGCCGCCGAGGAGGAAGAGCAACGATGA
- a CDS encoding response regulator — protein sequence MTGADAQPIRVLVAEDQSAVRAGLVLILRSAPDIEVVGEAEDGEEAVRLARELHPDLVLMDIQMPRLDGVSATRQVVSEKLADVLVLTTFDLDEYVFGALRAGAAGFLLKDSDAAALLTAVRTVASGEGLIAPAVTRRLIAEFASPRTAVRRPARDGEAPDPAVLDALTPREREVLGCLGRGLSNADIALRLAMAEATVKTHVSRLLAKLDLRSRVQAAVLAQELGVDGP from the coding sequence ATGACAGGCGCCGACGCGCAGCCGATCCGGGTTCTCGTCGCCGAGGACCAGTCCGCCGTACGGGCCGGGCTGGTGCTCATCCTGCGCTCCGCCCCCGACATCGAGGTGGTCGGGGAGGCGGAGGACGGCGAGGAGGCGGTACGGCTCGCCCGCGAGCTGCACCCCGACCTCGTCCTCATGGACATCCAGATGCCCCGCCTCGACGGGGTCTCCGCCACCCGGCAGGTGGTCTCCGAGAAGCTGGCGGACGTCCTGGTCCTGACCACCTTCGACCTGGACGAATACGTCTTCGGGGCGCTGCGGGCGGGCGCCGCGGGCTTTCTCCTCAAGGACAGCGACGCGGCCGCGCTGCTGACCGCGGTGCGCACCGTGGCGTCCGGCGAGGGGCTGATCGCTCCCGCGGTGACCCGGCGGCTGATCGCGGAGTTCGCGAGCCCGCGCACGGCCGTGCGGCGGCCGGCCCGGGACGGCGAGGCGCCGGATCCGGCGGTCCTGGACGCGCTGACGCCCCGCGAGCGGGAGGTGCTGGGGTGCCTGGGGCGGGGGCTGTCGAACGCCGATATCGCCCTGCGGCTGGCCATGGCCGAGGCCACCGTCAAGACCCATGTGAGCCGGCTGCTGGCCAAACTGGACCTGCGCAGCCGCGTACAGGCAGCCGTCCTGGCCCAGGAACTGGGGGTGGACGGGCCATAG
- a CDS encoding DUF2550 domain-containing protein: MVLALLVSGVVVVLVLLGLFVFGLRRRLIQRSGGTFDCSLRWHVPENETGGKGWIYGVARYNGDRVEWFRVFSYAPRPRRLLERSAIEVLERRTPQGEEELALLSDSIVLACRHRGTRLELAMSEDALTGFLAWLEAAPPGQRVNVA, from the coding sequence ATGGTCCTCGCTCTGCTTGTGAGCGGCGTGGTCGTAGTACTGGTGCTGCTGGGACTGTTCGTCTTCGGACTGAGGCGGCGGCTCATCCAGCGGTCCGGTGGCACCTTCGACTGCAGTCTGCGCTGGCACGTGCCGGAGAACGAGACCGGCGGCAAGGGCTGGATCTACGGTGTGGCGCGCTACAACGGCGACCGGGTCGAATGGTTCCGGGTGTTCTCGTACGCGCCCCGGCCACGACGGCTCCTGGAGCGCTCCGCCATCGAGGTCCTGGAGCGCCGCACCCCGCAGGGCGAGGAGGAGCTGGCACTGCTCTCCGACTCCATCGTCCTGGCCTGCCGGCACCGCGGCACCCGACTGGAACTGGCGATGAGCGAGGACGCGCTCACCGGCTTCCTCGCCTGGCTGGAGGCAGCACCGCCCGGCCAGAGGGTGAACGTGGCCTGA
- a CDS encoding F0F1 ATP synthase subunit epsilon, translated as MAELHVELVAADRQVWSGEASLVVARTSSGDIGVMPGHQPLLGVLQSGPVTIRTTGESGDGTVVAAVHGGFISFADNKLSLLAEIAELSDEIDVQRAERALERAKSDADAAAERRADVRLRAVTGVH; from the coding sequence GTGGCTGAGCTGCACGTCGAGTTGGTCGCCGCGGACCGTCAGGTCTGGTCCGGCGAGGCCAGCCTGGTCGTCGCGCGCACCTCGTCGGGCGACATCGGAGTCATGCCCGGACACCAGCCGCTGCTGGGCGTGCTGCAGTCCGGCCCGGTGACGATTCGTACGACGGGCGAGAGCGGGGACGGCACCGTCGTCGCCGCGGTGCACGGCGGCTTCATCTCGTTCGCCGACAACAAGCTGTCTCTGCTCGCGGAGATCGCCGAGCTGTCGGACGAGATCGATGTCCAGCGCGCGGAGCGGGCCCTGGAGCGAGCGAAGTCGGACGCTGACGCGGCCGCCGAGCGTCGCGCCGATGTCCGGCTGCGTGCGGTGACGGGCGTTCACTGA
- the atpD gene encoding F0F1 ATP synthase subunit beta, whose amino-acid sequence MTTTVETATATGRVARVIGPVVDVEFPVDAMPDIYNALTVEVADPAEEGKLKTLTLEVAQHLGEGLVRAISMQPTDGLVRQAAVTNTGTGITVPVGDVTKGKVFNTLGEILNKPEAASEVTERWAIHRKAPSFDQLESKTEMFETGVKVIDLLTPYVKGGKIGLFGGAGVGKTVLIQEMIYRVANNHDGVSVFAGVGERTREGNDLIEEMTDSGVIDKTALVFGQMDEPPGTRLRVALAGLTMAEYFRDVQKQDVLFFIDNIFRYTQAGSEVSTLLGRMPSAVGYQPNLADEMGLLQERITSTRGHSITSMQAIYVPADDLTDPAPATTFAHLDATTVLSRPISEKGIYPAVDPLDSTSRILDPRYISQDHYDCASRVKTILQKYKDLQDIIAILGIDELGEEDKLTVHRARRIERFLSQNTHVAKQFTGVDGSDVSLDESITAFNAIADGDYDHFPEQAFFMCGGIEDLKANAKELGVS is encoded by the coding sequence ATGACCACCACTGTTGAAACGGCCACGGCAACGGGCCGCGTCGCCCGGGTCATCGGCCCGGTCGTCGACGTGGAGTTCCCCGTCGACGCGATGCCGGACATCTACAACGCGCTGACCGTCGAGGTCGCCGACCCGGCCGAGGAGGGCAAGCTCAAGACGCTGACCCTCGAGGTCGCCCAGCACCTGGGCGAGGGCCTGGTCCGCGCCATCTCCATGCAGCCCACCGACGGTCTGGTCCGCCAGGCCGCGGTGACCAACACCGGCACCGGGATCACGGTCCCCGTCGGCGACGTCACCAAGGGCAAGGTGTTCAACACCCTCGGCGAGATCCTGAACAAGCCGGAGGCCGCGTCCGAGGTCACCGAGCGCTGGGCGATCCACCGCAAGGCCCCCTCCTTCGACCAGCTCGAGTCCAAGACCGAGATGTTCGAGACCGGCGTCAAGGTCATCGACCTGCTGACCCCGTACGTCAAGGGCGGCAAGATCGGTCTGTTCGGTGGTGCCGGTGTCGGCAAGACCGTTCTGATCCAGGAAATGATCTACCGCGTGGCCAACAACCACGACGGTGTGTCGGTGTTCGCCGGTGTCGGTGAGCGCACCCGTGAGGGCAACGACCTCATCGAGGAGATGACGGACTCCGGCGTCATCGACAAGACCGCGCTGGTCTTCGGCCAGATGGACGAGCCCCCGGGCACCCGTCTGCGCGTCGCCCTGGCCGGTCTGACCATGGCGGAGTACTTCCGCGATGTGCAGAAGCAGGACGTGCTCTTCTTCATCGACAACATCTTCCGCTACACCCAGGCGGGTTCCGAGGTCTCCACGCTGCTCGGCCGTATGCCGTCCGCGGTGGGTTACCAGCCGAACCTGGCGGACGAGATGGGTCTGCTGCAGGAGCGCATCACCTCGACCCGTGGTCACTCGATCACCTCGATGCAGGCGATCTACGTCCCCGCGGACGACCTGACCGACCCGGCGCCGGCCACCACCTTCGCCCACCTGGACGCGACCACCGTTCTGTCGCGCCCGATCTCGGAGAAGGGCATCTACCCGGCGGTCGACCCGCTGGACTCGACGTCCCGGATCCTGGACCCCCGCTACATCTCGCAGGACCACTACGACTGCGCCTCGCGCGTCAAGACGATCCTGCAGAAGTACAAGGACCTCCAGGACATCATCGCGATTCTGGGTATCGACGAGCTCGGCGAGGAGGACAAGCTCACCGTCCACCGCGCCCGTCGTATCGAGCGGTTCCTGTCGCAGAACACCCACGTGGCGAAGCAGTTCACCGGTGTCGACGGCTCGGACGTCTCGCTCGACGAGTCGATCACCGCGTTCAACGCGATCGCGGACGGCGACTACGACCACTTCCCCGAGCAGGCGTTCTTCATGTGCGGTGGCATCGAGGACCTGAAGGCCAATGCCAAGGAGCTGGGCGTCTCCTGA